CTTATAATCATCGAACCGTTAACTAGCTTTGGTGCGATGATGGGCCATGGCTAAGTATTTCTCCCCCTCCGACTGTATGTAATTAATTATTCCCAAGTATAAGTAGGTGTGATGTGAACCCTTATGTATACAGTAATTTGGATCACAAAATTTGTTTACTTCTTTCATAGAAATCGAGTCTTTTTAGCAATAATGAAGAACTGATAGTATATTCCTTTTATCTAATATCTAGAAGCTTGTACAGTTTGGGAAGAGGGATTTTGTAGAGAAAAGAAGAATCTATTTCGACCGCTACATATTACTAGAATCGGTTGAAGTAGATTCTTGATCGGCGAGCATCTAGATATTAGAGAAAGCTAGTTAGTTGTAGATGCACTCTCCCGGCAGATGGAGGTTGGACCTTCCCTTGTCGTCACAGTAGTTGTAGGTCATGTACTTGCTCTTGATGTTTTTGTACGCTTCCTTCTGCACGGGCGTTAAGTCGCGGAACTTGTTCCACCACAGGTTTGGTGAGCTGCACTGTGCACCTCCGGTGGCCGGGCATGCGTCCACATTGAACCTCTGGAATGCGGAGGTAAACGGCGCACGGTTCCAGTCGACCCTGATCTTGCCGTTGTCTGTCGCCCAGGAAGACCCGTCCCATATGCTCGCCCGGATTTTCATCGGCCTGGATGGGAACCGGTAGCCCGGCGTGCGGTCCGGTAGGTTCTTCAGCATCCGTATGGGCATTTCGTCGACGAGCATCCTGCGATCAAGGTGCACGTGATATATTATGTGCATAGATCTTCTAAGCGATGGGAAAGGGATGATGATGTACTTACACGAGCTGGTGCTGGTTCCAGAGTATCTTGTAGTCATGGACAGCTGCTGATGGGtcgaaccagaggtagaacttctGCTCCCTGTAGCCCTGGCCGTTTAGGAAGATGTTGGTCTGGAGAGCCACTGGCTTGCCCTCGACGTTGCCCAAGAACTCAAAATCCACCTCGTCGTGGTCACCATACTCGGGTTGTGTCGTGAGCTAGAGTACGTACAAGAATGCATATTTGACTTCTGCTTTTCACGAAATCAAAGGAAATGGCTGGAACTTACAAGATGTGTCAACACTCACATAGAAGGCCGTTACAACTCCGGCAGTATACCCGGCGGGTATCTTGATCCTCATGTGGAACAACCCTGAGCCATACATCATCTTGGAGCTAAATCCGGCCCCTGCATCAGCCCAAAGGCAAATAAAAAATTATTAATTTTATTCAATTCGAGTCAATTTAGCAAAAAGTGTGTAAAGAACCTTGTATGGTGCAAAAAATGATGATATGTACCGGAGTTTCTATCCATGGTGAGGGAAACCTGTGTCCCATGATTGGCTAGATGATAACCATCAGCACCCCATACCGGCACGAAGTTCTCATTGAACACTGTCGCTCGCGCTCCAAGGCTAAGTCCAACGAAGAgtaggaggacgaggaggagagcACATGGCTTCAAACTAGAAGTCATTGCTAGCTGGATTGGTTAAGAAATCTATATGTGCTTGCTGCCTAACCAAATTCTGAACTCAGTCTGACACTGCTTCAACATATTAGACCACATTCTTATATAGCCTAGGGCCATTGAAAGTTTAATTGACAAAAAATAGCATTAAATAAATATTTTCTTAAAATGCAAATTATTGAACATTAGAACCATTTAATTATGATTCACTAGAAAGTAATGTATATATTTACTAAAATATATGTTCTTGTACAAATCTTTAGCAATCTTTTGTTAATTTTAATTTATTATCATTAATataaaaaataattaattaaatctTTATAACTTTTCTATTATTTATAGTTTTGCCGCCTATTATTTTCAGTTTTGTCACATCCCTCTGAATTGCTCTTGTATGAAGTTGGAACTGAAATTATTCCCAAAATATTGGGC
The Aegilops tauschii subsp. strangulata cultivar AL8/78 chromosome 3, Aet v6.0, whole genome shotgun sequence genome window above contains:
- the LOC109777772 gene encoding xyloglucan endotransglucosylase/hydrolase protein 2-like, with amino-acid sequence MTSSLKPCALLLVLLLFVGLSLGARATVFNENFVPVWGADGYHLANHGTQVSLTMDRNSGAGFSSKMMYGSGLFHMRIKIPAGYTAGVVTAFYLTTQPEYGDHDEVDFEFLGNVEGKPVALQTNIFLNGQGYREQKFYLWFDPSAAVHDYKILWNQHQLVMLVDEMPIRMLKNLPDRTPGYRFPSRPMKIRASIWDGSSWATDNGKIRVDWNRAPFTSAFQRFNVDACPATGGAQCSSPNLWWNKFRDLTPVQKEAYKNIKSKYMTYNYCDDKGRSNLHLPGECIYN